In Acinetobacter piscicola, a single window of DNA contains:
- a CDS encoding acyl-CoA dehydrogenase family protein has product MVNKAQGLGLNLITKIAGSELLDQLKLRKFIEKSLYQGSKVGFKTLSASQKKFKSNQDASKQRLPAQSKNLFDLNLTEEQQMTVDAMSQFAAEVLYPLAHQADHDEKFPEELWQHSLDLGINYYALPEALGGVATEQNILSNVLIAENLAKGDFSLAAGLLSTFSTINAITLWGSAQVQSTYLPAFAEDPALRATFAVQEATPAFDPYRLKTKATSSNGHFTITGEKTLVLLGESAEIFIVSAELNGKPDVFVVKRDTSISYQKSPAMGLKGTETVTLKFNQSPALRLGDDDFNYAAFLDLGNLMWCAMAVGTCEAVKTYCIQYANERTAFGEPISHRQSVAFMIADMAIEIDAMRMLVLNAASLAEAGKPFHREAYLARLLCAEKSMQIGTNGVQILGGHGFTKEHPVERWYRDLRATAILHSGLHA; this is encoded by the coding sequence ATGGTAAATAAAGCTCAAGGTTTAGGTTTAAATCTCATTACAAAAATTGCGGGAAGCGAATTATTAGACCAATTAAAACTTCGCAAATTTATTGAAAAATCACTTTATCAGGGATCTAAAGTTGGCTTTAAAACGCTCTCTGCCTCACAAAAAAAATTCAAGTCCAATCAAGATGCAAGCAAACAACGTTTACCAGCTCAATCAAAAAATTTATTTGACTTAAATCTGACCGAAGAACAGCAAATGACTGTTGACGCCATGTCACAATTTGCTGCTGAAGTCCTTTACCCGCTTGCACATCAAGCCGATCACGATGAAAAATTTCCTGAGGAATTATGGCAACATAGTCTTGATCTAGGAATCAATTATTATGCTCTACCTGAAGCTTTAGGTGGTGTCGCGACAGAACAGAATATTTTAAGTAATGTGTTAATTGCAGAAAACTTAGCCAAAGGTGATTTTTCACTAGCTGCGGGCTTACTTTCTACTTTCAGTACAATCAATGCCATCACCCTTTGGGGCTCTGCGCAAGTTCAGTCCACTTATTTACCTGCTTTTGCAGAAGATCCTGCACTCCGCGCAACATTTGCAGTACAAGAAGCGACGCCTGCTTTTGATCCCTACCGTTTAAAAACCAAAGCCACGTCGAGCAATGGACATTTCACCATTACAGGTGAAAAAACTTTAGTTTTACTCGGTGAATCTGCTGAAATTTTCATTGTTAGTGCAGAACTTAATGGCAAGCCTGATGTCTTTGTCGTCAAACGTGATACGTCCATCAGTTATCAAAAAAGTCCTGCTATGGGGCTAAAAGGCACTGAAACAGTCACTTTAAAATTTAATCAAAGCCCTGCTTTACGCTTAGGCGATGACGATTTTAACTACGCTGCATTTTTAGATTTAGGGAATCTGATGTGGTGTGCAATGGCTGTAGGCACCTGTGAAGCTGTCAAAACTTATTGCATCCAATATGCCAATGAACGCACTGCCTTTGGTGAACCCATTTCACACCGTCAAAGTGTGGCATTTATGATCGCAGATATGGCGATTGAAATTGATGCAATGCGTATGTTGGTTCTCAATGCTGCGAGCCTTGCTGAAGCTGGCAAACCCTTTCACCGTGAAGCGTATTTAGCACGTCTTTTATGTGCTGAAAAGTCCATGCAAATTGGCACCAATGGCGTACAAATCTTAGGTGGGCATGGTTTTACCAAAGAGCACCCTGTTGAACGTTGGTATCGCGACTTACGTGCTACCGCAATTTTACATTCTGGCTTACATGCTTAA
- the prmB gene encoding 50S ribosomal protein L3 N(5)-glutamine methyltransferase, translating to MDRPTISAEHLQEAADHLVTIRDFIRFGVTALRQYDAHLGQGTEDYFAESSALVLQTMSLDWNADNEILDAKLLPSEKAEFLSLLERRINEKVPTSYLLNLSYFCGKPYYVDERVLIPRSPIAELIENRFAPYCLDENGQAREGVNNLPENSNPKTPQRILDMCTGSGCIAIALAYAYPEAEVDATDISKEALEVASINAEHHDKQYQVALLESDLFEKIPAENQYDLIVSNPPYVDAEDMADLPEEFHHEPELALAAGQDGLDLVRKMLAQAADYLTENGLIVIEVGNSEWAMKQNFNTIDFYWLQFQRGGTGIFALTAEQCRTFRDLFIQSIQA from the coding sequence GTGGATCGACCGACTATTAGCGCTGAACATTTACAAGAAGCTGCTGACCACCTCGTAACCATTCGTGATTTTATTCGTTTTGGGGTGACAGCATTACGTCAATACGATGCACATTTAGGTCAGGGTACAGAAGATTATTTTGCAGAAAGTTCAGCATTGGTGTTACAAACCATGTCTTTGGACTGGAATGCAGACAATGAAATTTTAGATGCAAAATTATTACCGAGTGAAAAAGCGGAGTTTTTAAGTTTATTAGAACGCCGTATCAATGAAAAAGTACCGACATCTTATTTATTAAATTTATCTTATTTCTGCGGTAAACCATATTATGTTGATGAGCGTGTTCTGATTCCACGTTCACCGATTGCTGAGTTGATTGAAAATCGTTTTGCACCCTATTGTTTAGATGAAAATGGTCAAGCGCGTGAAGGTGTGAATAACCTTCCTGAAAACTCGAACCCTAAAACACCACAACGTATTTTAGATATGTGTACAGGTTCAGGTTGTATTGCTATTGCCTTAGCGTATGCGTATCCAGAAGCGGAAGTGGATGCAACGGATATTTCTAAAGAAGCGCTCGAAGTTGCTTCGATCAATGCAGAACATCATGATAAACAGTATCAAGTTGCTTTGCTTGAATCTGATTTATTTGAAAAAATTCCTGCTGAAAATCAATACGATTTGATTGTTTCGAATCCTCCGTATGTCGATGCAGAAGACATGGCAGATTTACCTGAAGAATTCCACCATGAGCCTGAACTTGCACTTGCAGCAGGGCAAGATGGTTTAGATTTAGTACGTAAAATGTTGGCGCAAGCTGCAGATTATTTAACGGAAAATGGCTTAATTGTCATTGAAGTGGGTAATTCTGAATGGGCGATGAAACAAAACTTCAATACCATTGATTTTTATTGGTTACAGTTCCAAAGAGGCGGTACAGGTATTTTTGCATTGACTGCTGAACAATGTCGTACTTTCCGTGATTTATTTATTCAGTCTATTCAAGCATAA
- a CDS encoding ABC1 kinase family protein codes for MSDQNDKLKQLKTSSLDRRLSIAKASLLAGSRWAASSASSLFSSEEEKEKKRKKAMKEQADYLVAEIGKLKGSIVKIGQMMALYGEHFLPEEITQALNTLNNQTVALAWPAIKEQLVSQLGSKIDDLTIDHEPIGTASLAQVHRATRKSDGLELVLKIQYPGVAEAIDSDMSLFKNMLKLTRMVPQTREFDQWFDEVREMMHREVDYDVEAATTRRFADRLKNDVRYAVPQIIDQYCTDRVLCMTFERGVPINSPVMLSLPQERRNALGEASLEIAVREIFEWGEMQTDPNFGNYLVRLGNGEDIKDKIILLDFGAIRQFDAQLLKVARNLIKAGYNHDSNAMVNAMTGYEFFDAMPAGIKPDMAKVFLLATEAFSSPINNHDLPKGVMDEHNRYDWKKSQLHSRVMQQASKSMASRYFSVPPKEFMFISRKFIGAYTFMTVIDAKTNVRKMITPFI; via the coding sequence ATGTCAGATCAGAATGATAAGCTTAAACAGTTAAAAACATCCTCTTTGGACAGACGCTTATCTATTGCGAAAGCGTCTTTGTTAGCAGGATCTCGTTGGGCTGCTTCAAGCGCAAGTTCACTCTTTTCAAGTGAAGAAGAAAAAGAAAAAAAACGTAAAAAAGCCATGAAAGAACAAGCCGACTATCTTGTCGCTGAAATTGGCAAGCTCAAAGGTTCTATCGTCAAAATCGGTCAAATGATGGCGTTATATGGCGAGCATTTTTTACCAGAAGAAATTACACAAGCATTAAATACATTAAATAATCAAACTGTTGCACTCGCTTGGCCTGCTATCAAGGAACAACTGGTCAGCCAGTTGGGGTCTAAAATTGATGATTTAACCATTGACCATGAACCGATTGGAACAGCATCTTTAGCACAAGTACATCGTGCAACTCGAAAATCTGACGGTTTAGAGTTAGTATTAAAAATACAATATCCTGGTGTAGCGGAAGCCATTGATTCAGATATGAGTTTATTTAAAAATATGCTCAAACTGACACGCATGGTGCCACAAACTCGTGAGTTTGATCAATGGTTTGATGAAGTGCGTGAAATGATGCATCGTGAAGTCGATTATGATGTTGAAGCTGCGACTACACGCCGTTTTGCTGATCGCCTCAAAAATGACGTGCGCTATGCTGTGCCACAAATTATTGATCAATACTGTACAGACCGTGTGCTCTGTATGACCTTCGAGCGTGGCGTGCCGATTAACAGCCCTGTGATGCTGTCTTTACCGCAAGAACGCCGTAACGCACTTGGAGAAGCTTCTTTAGAAATCGCCGTCCGTGAAATTTTTGAATGGGGCGAAATGCAAACCGACCCAAATTTTGGTAACTATTTAGTCCGCTTGGGTAATGGCGAAGACATCAAAGACAAGATTATTTTATTGGACTTCGGTGCAATCCGTCAGTTTGATGCCCAACTGCTAAAAGTTGCGCGTAACCTCATTAAAGCAGGTTATAACCATGACAGCAATGCCATGGTCAATGCCATGACTGGTTATGAATTTTTTGATGCTATGCCTGCAGGTATTAAACCCGATATGGCGAAAGTATTTTTATTGGCAACTGAAGCATTTAGCTCACCCATCAATAATCATGATTTACCGAAAGGTGTCATGGATGAACATAATCGCTATGACTGGAAGAAAAGCCAACTACATAGTCGTGTGATGCAACAAGCATCTAAATCTATGGCATCTCGTTATTTTAGTGTTCCGCCTAAAGAGTTTATGTTTATTAGCCGTAAATTTATTGGTGCTTATACCTTTATGACCGTCATTGATGCCAAAACCAATGTACGCAAGATGATCACACCTTTTATCTAA